The following proteins are encoded in a genomic region of Mycobacterium sp. 155:
- a CDS encoding DUF2613 domain-containing protein → MNRFVVPSAASIVVGLLLGAAAVFGVTLMVQQDTKPPLQAGDPASSVLNRVEYGDRT, encoded by the coding sequence GTGAACCGGTTCGTCGTCCCTTCCGCCGCCAGCATTGTGGTCGGCCTGTTGTTGGGCGCGGCCGCCGTGTTCGGTGTGACGCTGATGGTGCAACAGGACACGAAGCCTCCGCTGCAGGCGGGTGATCCGGCGTCGTCGGTGCTCAACCGGGTCGAGTACGGCGACCGTACTTAA
- a CDS encoding PLP-dependent aspartate aminotransferase family protein, whose product MTDDDRHGLRTRSVHAGDVRDSQGALHSPLYGHSTFGFDTTADLLDVVEGRRPGNLYTRYGLNPTVRALEAKLANLEHAEQALAFSSGMAAESATFLAHVGAGEHIVCLGDVYGGTYELLQTNLPHLGIATTFLRADQRDQLAAAITDSTRMVYFETPTNPRLHVFDIAAVAATAKAAGVLTVVDNTFATPVNQNPLLLGADLVVHSATKYLGGHSDLVAGTVMGAADLLAPINLWRKNLGQMIAPEVASLLARSLRSLPVRVRAQNETAAQIAAHLVGHPRVAEVRYPGLADAEQAAIVAKQMSGRGGMLSVILDADVQQTASVVDKLRLFSIAPSLGGVESLVTQPITTSHRDLTPEERAVRGITDGMIRMSIGLEDPADLIADIDDALATL is encoded by the coding sequence ATGACTGACGACGATCGGCATGGACTCCGAACCCGCAGCGTGCACGCCGGCGACGTCCGCGATTCCCAGGGTGCTCTGCACTCACCGCTGTATGGGCATTCGACGTTCGGGTTCGACACGACCGCCGACCTGCTCGACGTCGTGGAAGGACGTCGCCCCGGCAATCTCTATACCCGCTATGGGCTCAACCCGACCGTACGGGCATTAGAGGCCAAACTTGCCAACCTCGAACACGCTGAGCAAGCCTTAGCGTTCTCCTCCGGGATGGCCGCAGAATCGGCGACGTTCCTCGCACATGTTGGTGCTGGCGAACACATCGTGTGCCTCGGTGATGTCTACGGCGGCACCTACGAGCTGCTCCAGACCAACCTTCCCCACCTCGGAATCGCCACAACGTTCCTGCGGGCTGACCAACGCGACCAACTCGCCGCGGCCATCACCGACAGCACCCGCATGGTGTACTTCGAGACCCCGACCAACCCACGGCTGCACGTGTTCGACATCGCCGCGGTCGCCGCGACCGCCAAGGCCGCCGGGGTGCTTACGGTCGTCGACAACACCTTCGCCACGCCGGTCAATCAGAATCCACTGCTGCTCGGCGCCGATCTGGTGGTTCACTCGGCCACCAAGTACTTGGGCGGGCATTCGGATCTGGTCGCCGGGACCGTCATGGGAGCTGCCGATCTCCTGGCTCCGATCAACCTGTGGCGCAAGAACCTCGGCCAAATGATCGCCCCCGAGGTCGCCTCGCTGCTAGCACGTTCACTGCGCAGTCTGCCCGTGCGGGTGCGGGCCCAAAATGAAACCGCCGCACAGATCGCAGCGCATCTCGTCGGGCACCCGCGAGTCGCCGAGGTCCGCTATCCCGGACTCGCGGACGCCGAGCAGGCCGCGATCGTCGCCAAGCAGATGAGCGGCCGCGGCGGCATGCTGAGCGTCATCCTTGACGCCGACGTCCAGCAGACCGCTTCCGTGGTCGACAAGCTACGACTGTTCTCGATCGCCCCGAGCCTGGGCGGGGTGGAAAGCCTGGTGACCCAACCGATCACCACGAGCCATCGCGACCTGACTCCCGAGGAACGCGCCGTAAGAGGCATCACCGACGGCATGATCCGCATGTCCATTGGCCTGGAAGACCCCGCCGACCTGATCGCCGACATAGACGACGCCCTCGCGACGTTGTAG
- a CDS encoding acyl-CoA dehydrogenase: MSHYKSNVRDQVFNLFDVLGLDKALGAGDYTDLDADTAREMLNEMARLAEGPIADSFADGDRNPPVFDTKTHSVTLPESFKKSVRAAIDGGWDKVGLDQKLGGVPAPKALLWALNEHILGANPAVWMYAGGAAFAQIFYNNATEEQKKWAVLASERGWGATMVLTEPDAGSDVGAGRTKAIKQDDGSWHIDGVKRFITSADSDDLFENIFHLVLARPEGAGPGTKGLSLFFVPKFLFDFETGELGERNGVYVTNVEHKMGLKVSATCELTFGQHGKPAKGWLVGEVHNGIAQMFDVIEQARMMVGTKAIATLSTGYLNALAYAKERVQGADLTQMMDKTAPRVTITHHPDVRRSLMTQKSYAEGMRALYLYTATFQDKDVAKALHGIDGELAHKVNDLLLPVVKGFGSEQAYAKLTESLQTLGGSGFLQDYPIEQYIRDAKIDSLYEGTTAIQAQDFFFRKIVRDKGQALAFVAGEIEQFIKNESGNGRLKTERALLATALADVQGMAASLTGYLMAAQEDPKSIYKVGLGSVRFLLSVGDLLLGWLLLRQAAVAIEKLDAGAGQSMGADDRLFYEGKIATGSFFAKNMLPLLTSTRQVIETLDNDVMELDEAAF; this comes from the coding sequence GTGAGCCACTACAAGAGCAACGTCCGTGACCAGGTATTCAACCTGTTCGACGTCTTAGGTTTGGACAAGGCTCTCGGAGCAGGCGACTACACCGATCTGGACGCCGATACTGCCCGCGAGATGCTCAACGAGATGGCGCGCCTGGCCGAGGGCCCCATCGCCGATTCGTTCGCCGACGGTGACCGCAACCCGCCGGTGTTCGATACCAAGACCCACTCCGTGACACTGCCGGAGTCCTTCAAGAAATCAGTTCGCGCAGCGATCGACGGCGGCTGGGACAAGGTCGGCCTCGATCAGAAGTTGGGCGGCGTGCCCGCCCCCAAGGCGCTGCTGTGGGCCCTCAACGAGCACATCCTGGGCGCCAACCCGGCTGTGTGGATGTACGCCGGCGGTGCCGCTTTCGCGCAGATCTTCTACAACAACGCCACCGAAGAGCAGAAAAAGTGGGCCGTCCTCGCTTCAGAGCGGGGTTGGGGAGCCACCATGGTGCTCACCGAGCCTGATGCCGGTTCGGACGTGGGCGCCGGCCGCACGAAGGCCATCAAGCAGGACGACGGCTCGTGGCACATCGACGGTGTTAAGCGATTCATCACCTCGGCCGACTCCGACGACCTGTTCGAGAACATCTTCCACCTGGTGCTGGCCCGCCCGGAGGGCGCTGGCCCCGGCACCAAGGGTCTTTCGTTGTTCTTCGTGCCGAAGTTCCTTTTCGACTTCGAGACCGGCGAGCTGGGCGAGCGCAACGGCGTCTACGTCACCAACGTCGAGCACAAGATGGGCCTGAAGGTTTCGGCCACCTGTGAGCTGACCTTCGGCCAGCACGGCAAGCCTGCCAAGGGCTGGCTGGTCGGCGAGGTGCACAACGGCATCGCCCAGATGTTCGACGTCATCGAGCAGGCCCGCATGATGGTAGGCACCAAGGCCATCGCGACCCTGTCGACCGGTTACCTCAACGCGTTGGCATACGCCAAGGAGCGCGTGCAGGGCGCCGACCTCACCCAGATGATGGATAAGACCGCGCCGCGCGTCACCATCACGCACCACCCCGACGTCCGTCGCAGCCTGATGACCCAGAAGTCCTACGCCGAGGGCATGCGCGCGCTGTACCTGTACACCGCGACCTTCCAGGACAAGGACGTCGCCAAGGCATTGCACGGTATCGACGGCGAGCTGGCACACAAGGTCAACGACCTGCTGCTGCCGGTGGTCAAGGGCTTCGGTTCCGAGCAGGCCTACGCCAAGCTGACCGAGAGCCTGCAGACCCTGGGCGGCTCCGGCTTCCTGCAGGACTACCCGATCGAGCAGTACATCCGCGACGCCAAGATCGACTCGCTGTACGAGGGCACCACCGCCATCCAGGCGCAAGACTTCTTCTTCCGCAAGATCGTCCGAGACAAGGGCCAGGCGCTCGCATTTGTGGCCGGCGAGATCGAGCAGTTCATCAAGAACGAGTCGGGCAACGGCCGGCTGAAGACCGAGCGGGCTCTGCTGGCCACCGCGCTTGCCGACGTGCAGGGTATGGCCGCCAGTCTGACCGGCTACCTGATGGCCGCGCAGGAAGACCCCAAGAGCATCTACAAGGTGGGCCTCGGTTCGGTGCGCTTCCTGCTCTCGGTCGGCGACCTGCTGCTGGGCTGGCTGCTGCTGCGCCAGGCCGCAGTGGCTATCGAGAAGCTCGATGCCGGCGCCGGCCAGTCGATGGGGGCTGACGACCGACTCTTCTACGAAGGCAAGATCGCCACCGGGTCGTTCTTCGCGAAGAACATGCTGCCGCTGCTCACCAGCACCCGCCAGGTTATCGAGACCCTCGACAACGACGTGATGGAGCTGGACGAGGCGGCCTTCTAA
- a CDS encoding methyltransferase — translation MTSAKVPPVGLVRAVDRIRHHLRLLHRRSAPPPTVLLELILNAWVAQGITAAVQLGVADALAGGPLRPEELARRVGANPDTLNRLMRALVGEGIFRRTRDGRYALNALANPLRTDAPVSIAGMARFVGAPEHREHWSRLGEAVRTGEAVIPKMRGMQAFEYLNSEPELGVIFNDAMTSISELAIAPVVAAFDFTPFATIADVGGGHGRLLSAILQATPAARGILYDLPEVVTGAPKLLAKYGTEDRVEIIPGSFFESAPSGADLYILKNIIHDWPDEQAVSILRNIRAAAGPDTTLLLVEAVIPEHDREFLGKWIDMEMLIGIAARERTAAEYRKLYQEAGFRLTNVVPTASPFSLVQGLVV, via the coding sequence GTGACTTCCGCCAAAGTGCCCCCGGTAGGGCTGGTCCGCGCCGTCGACCGCATTCGTCATCATCTGCGCCTGTTGCATAGGCGGTCGGCGCCGCCACCGACTGTCCTGTTGGAGCTGATCCTCAACGCCTGGGTGGCCCAAGGCATCACCGCAGCTGTCCAGCTCGGTGTGGCCGACGCACTGGCCGGCGGCCCACTGCGGCCCGAGGAGCTGGCCCGCCGGGTCGGCGCCAACCCCGACACCCTCAACCGGCTGATGCGCGCGCTGGTCGGCGAGGGCATCTTTCGTCGCACCCGCGACGGACGTTACGCGCTCAACGCACTGGCCAACCCGCTGCGGACCGATGCCCCGGTGTCGATCGCCGGAATGGCACGGTTCGTCGGCGCTCCGGAACACCGCGAACACTGGAGCCGCCTCGGCGAGGCCGTACGCACCGGCGAAGCTGTCATCCCCAAGATGCGTGGCATGCAGGCGTTCGAGTACCTCAACTCCGAGCCCGAACTCGGGGTGATCTTCAACGACGCCATGACCAGCATCTCAGAGCTCGCGATCGCTCCTGTGGTGGCAGCTTTCGACTTCACCCCGTTCGCCACCATCGCCGATGTCGGCGGCGGCCACGGCCGGCTGCTCTCGGCCATCCTGCAGGCAACGCCGGCGGCCCGCGGCATCCTGTACGACCTCCCAGAAGTGGTCACGGGTGCGCCAAAGTTGTTGGCGAAGTATGGAACTGAGGACCGGGTGGAGATCATCCCCGGGTCGTTCTTCGAGAGCGCACCCTCGGGCGCGGACCTCTACATCCTGAAGAACATCATTCACGACTGGCCCGACGAGCAGGCCGTGTCGATTCTGCGCAACATCCGCGCCGCCGCCGGCCCCGACACCACCCTGCTGCTGGTGGAAGCTGTTATCCCCGAACATGATCGGGAATTCCTCGGCAAATGGATCGACATGGAGATGCTGATCGGAATCGCGGCCCGGGAGCGCACCGCGGCGGAGTACCGAAAGCTCTACCAGGAGGCCGGTTTCCGTCTCACGAACGTGGTGCCGACAGCGTCACCGTTCAGCCTGGTGCAGGGCCTCGTGGTCTGA
- a CDS encoding TetR/AcrR family transcriptional regulator, translated as MAGGTKRLPRAVREQQMLDAAVQIFSVNGYHETSMDAIAAQAAISKPMLYLYYGSKEELFGACLNRELTRFVDVVRGQIDFTQSPKDLLRSAVLAFLTYIDANRASWMVLYTQATSSQAFAHTVREGRERIIDLVARLLSTGTRNPAPDSDFEMMAVALVGAGEAIATRVSSGDADVDEAAELMINLFWRGLKGKPSEASDHEALHQAER; from the coding sequence ATGGCAGGTGGAACCAAACGGCTGCCGCGTGCCGTCCGAGAACAGCAGATGCTCGACGCCGCGGTGCAGATCTTCTCGGTCAACGGCTATCACGAGACGTCCATGGACGCGATCGCCGCGCAGGCCGCGATTTCCAAGCCGATGCTGTACCTCTACTACGGGTCCAAAGAGGAGCTGTTCGGAGCCTGCTTGAACCGGGAGCTGACCCGGTTCGTCGACGTGGTGCGCGGGCAGATCGATTTCACCCAGAGCCCCAAGGACCTGCTGCGCAGTGCGGTATTGGCATTCTTGACCTACATCGATGCCAATCGGGCGTCGTGGATGGTGCTCTACACGCAGGCCACCAGCTCGCAGGCGTTCGCCCACACCGTACGGGAGGGCCGCGAACGCATCATCGATCTGGTGGCCAGGCTGCTCAGCACGGGAACGCGTAACCCTGCGCCGGACAGCGACTTCGAGATGATGGCGGTGGCGTTGGTGGGTGCCGGCGAGGCCATCGCCACGCGCGTCAGCTCGGGCGATGCCGATGTGGACGAGGCCGCCGAGCTGATGATCAACCTGTTCTGGCGCGGCCTCAAGGGCAAGCCGTCCGAGGCCTCAGACCACGAGGCCCTGCACCAGGCTGAACGGTGA
- a CDS encoding MaoC/PaaZ C-terminal domain-containing protein, with amino-acid sequence MLRAVVGALPFVPRSDTLPTRAITVDDLAIDPANVAEYAQVTGLRFGDTLPLTYPFTLTFPTVMSLVTGFDFPFSAMGSVHTENHITQYRPIAVTDTVSATVHAENLREHRRGLLVDIVTDLKVGNDLAWHQVTTFLHQQRTSLSDEPKPPPQKQPKLGPPNAVLRITPGQIRHYAAVSGDHNPIHTNPIAAKLFGFPTVIAHGMFSAAAVLANIEGQLPDAVKYSVRFAKPVILPANAGLYVSRDADGWELVLRNLSKGYPHLTGTVSAL; translated from the coding sequence ATGCTCAGGGCCGTGGTGGGGGCGCTGCCGTTCGTCCCCCGCTCCGACACGCTGCCCACCCGCGCGATCACCGTCGACGACCTGGCCATCGACCCGGCCAACGTCGCGGAGTACGCGCAGGTGACCGGGCTGCGGTTCGGCGACACCCTGCCACTGACCTACCCGTTCACGCTGACCTTTCCTACCGTGATGTCACTGGTCACCGGATTCGATTTCCCGTTCTCCGCAATGGGTTCGGTGCACACCGAGAATCACATCACGCAGTACCGGCCAATCGCCGTCACCGACACCGTCAGTGCCACGGTCCACGCGGAGAACCTGCGCGAGCACCGGCGCGGATTGCTTGTCGATATCGTCACCGATCTCAAGGTCGGCAACGACCTGGCCTGGCATCAGGTGACGACGTTCCTGCACCAGCAGCGCACCAGCCTGTCCGACGAACCCAAGCCGCCGCCGCAGAAGCAGCCCAAGCTCGGGCCGCCGAACGCGGTCCTGCGCATCACCCCGGGACAGATCCGCCACTACGCCGCCGTCAGCGGGGATCACAACCCGATCCACACCAACCCGATCGCGGCCAAGTTGTTCGGTTTCCCCACCGTGATCGCCCACGGAATGTTCAGTGCCGCGGCAGTTCTGGCGAATATCGAGGGACAGCTGCCCGACGCGGTGAAGTATTCGGTGCGATTCGCCAAGCCGGTGATCCTGCCGGCCAACGCCGGGCTCTACGTGTCACGCGATGCCGATGGCTGGGAGCTGGTGCTACGCAACCTGTCGAAGGGCTACCCGCACCTCACGGGGACGGTGTCGGCCCTCTGA
- a CDS encoding 3-oxoacyl-ACP reductase: protein MATDLLSQLVNSGPGSFLAKQLGVPQPEALRRYRAGDPPLAGPLLIGGSAGGGSAGGGRVVEPLRAALAEDYDIVSNNIGGRWADSFGGVVLDATGITDAAGLKELYKFFTPVLRNLGLCARIVVVGTTPEQAASVHEHIAQRALEGFTRSLGKELRRGATIALVYLAADASPAASGLESTMRFILSAKSTYVDGQVFRVGAADSTAPADWDKPLDGKVAVVTGAARGIGATIAEVFARDGAAVVALDVQSAAEDLAKVAEKVGGTALTLDVTADDAVDKITAHVAEHHGGKVDVLVNNAGITRDKLLANMDEDRWDSVIAVNLLAPQRLTEGLVAAGVLGEGGRVIGLSSMAGIAGNRGQTNYATTKAGMIGLTDALAPVLAEKGITINAVAPGFIETKMTEAIPLATREVGRRLNSLFQGGQPVDVAELIAYFANPASNAVTGNTIRVCGQAMLGA from the coding sequence ATGGCTACCGACCTGCTCTCTCAACTGGTGAACTCCGGGCCGGGATCCTTCCTGGCCAAGCAGCTGGGTGTACCCCAGCCCGAGGCCTTGCGCCGCTATCGGGCCGGGGATCCGCCGCTGGCCGGACCGCTGCTGATCGGCGGCTCCGCCGGCGGTGGCTCCGCCGGCGGTGGCCGCGTGGTTGAGCCCCTGCGCGCCGCCCTGGCCGAGGACTACGACATCGTCTCCAACAACATCGGCGGCCGCTGGGCCGACTCTTTCGGTGGCGTCGTTCTCGACGCCACCGGCATCACCGACGCCGCGGGCCTCAAAGAGCTATACAAGTTCTTCACCCCGGTGCTGCGCAACCTCGGCCTGTGCGCACGCATCGTCGTCGTCGGCACCACGCCGGAACAGGCCGCCAGCGTCCACGAGCACATCGCTCAGCGGGCACTGGAAGGCTTCACGCGGTCGCTGGGCAAGGAACTGCGCCGTGGCGCCACGATCGCTCTGGTGTACCTGGCAGCTGACGCCAGCCCCGCCGCGAGCGGTCTGGAGTCCACGATGCGGTTCATCCTGTCGGCGAAGTCCACCTACGTCGACGGGCAGGTGTTCCGGGTGGGCGCCGCCGATTCGACCGCGCCGGCCGACTGGGACAAGCCGTTGGACGGCAAGGTCGCCGTCGTGACGGGTGCGGCCCGGGGTATCGGCGCGACCATCGCCGAGGTGTTCGCACGCGACGGCGCTGCCGTGGTGGCGCTGGACGTACAGAGTGCCGCCGAGGATCTGGCGAAGGTCGCCGAAAAGGTCGGCGGGACGGCGCTGACCCTGGACGTCACCGCCGACGACGCCGTGGACAAGATCACCGCGCACGTCGCCGAACACCATGGCGGCAAGGTCGATGTGCTGGTCAACAACGCCGGCATCACCCGCGACAAGCTCCTGGCCAACATGGACGAGGACCGCTGGGATTCCGTTATCGCCGTGAACCTACTTGCCCCGCAACGGCTCACCGAAGGTCTGGTGGCAGCAGGGGTGCTGGGAGAAGGCGGCCGAGTGATCGGCCTGTCATCGATGGCCGGCATCGCCGGTAACCGCGGACAGACCAACTACGCGACCACCAAGGCCGGCATGATCGGGCTCACCGACGCACTGGCACCGGTGCTGGCCGAGAAGGGCATCACCATCAACGCGGTGGCCCCCGGATTCATCGAGACCAAGATGACCGAGGCGATTCCGCTCGCGACCCGCGAAGTGGGCCGGCGCCTCAACTCACTGTTCCAGGGCGGCCAGCCCGTCGACGTCGCCGAGCTGATCGCCTACTTCGCCAACCCGGCGTCGAATGCCGTGACCGGCAACACGATCCGGGTGTGCGGCCAGGCCATGCTGGGGGCGTGA
- a CDS encoding glycoside hydrolase family 3 N-terminal domain-containing protein — protein MPRVLSVLVALSGLLLACSPSTQAPADHQHASSSKPLPKAPVAQSCDLTALPTRDKLAQLLTVGVTDGDDARQVVTEQHVGGIMIGSWTDLSMLSDGSLKDIAAAAGPLPLAVSVDEEGGRVSRLASIIGKQPSPRVLAQTQTSDEVYGIALERGKKMHDLGITVDFAPVVDVTDAPDDTVIGDRSFSDDPAKVTEYAGAYARGLRDAGILPVLKHFPGHGHGSGDSHTNSVTTPPLADLQQNDLVPYRTLTTEAPVAVMVGHLEVPGLTGTDPASLSAPAYELLRSGNYGGPPFNGLVYTDDLSSMAAINERYGVSAAVLKALQAGADNALWITTKEVPSVLDGLEKAVAAGELSMDSINASLQRNAAVKGPVRCGG, from the coding sequence ATGCCCCGCGTTCTGAGTGTGCTCGTCGCGCTGTCCGGACTGTTGCTGGCGTGTTCGCCATCGACCCAGGCGCCAGCGGATCACCAACATGCGAGCAGCAGCAAGCCGCTGCCCAAAGCGCCGGTCGCGCAGAGCTGCGATCTGACGGCACTGCCCACCCGCGACAAACTGGCCCAGTTGCTGACCGTCGGGGTGACCGACGGCGACGATGCCCGCCAAGTCGTGACCGAACAGCATGTCGGCGGCATCATGATCGGCAGCTGGACCGACCTGTCCATGCTTTCCGACGGTTCGTTGAAAGACATCGCAGCCGCGGCCGGTCCGTTGCCGCTCGCCGTCAGCGTCGACGAGGAAGGCGGCCGGGTGTCGCGCCTCGCGTCGATCATCGGCAAGCAGCCGTCGCCGCGGGTGCTGGCCCAGACTCAGACCTCCGACGAGGTGTACGGCATCGCGCTGGAGCGCGGCAAGAAGATGCACGATCTGGGTATCACCGTGGACTTCGCCCCCGTCGTCGACGTCACCGACGCCCCGGACGACACGGTCATCGGTGACCGGTCCTTCAGTGACGACCCGGCCAAGGTCACCGAATACGCCGGGGCCTACGCCCGCGGCCTGCGCGATGCCGGAATTCTGCCGGTACTCAAGCACTTTCCCGGTCACGGCCACGGATCCGGTGACTCGCATACCAATTCGGTGACGACACCTCCGCTGGCCGACCTGCAGCAAAACGATCTGGTGCCCTATCGCACGCTGACCACCGAGGCCCCGGTTGCCGTCATGGTCGGGCACCTGGAGGTTCCGGGACTGACCGGAACCGATCCGGCCAGCCTCAGCGCGCCGGCCTACGAGCTGCTGCGGTCCGGCAATTACGGTGGCCCGCCGTTCAACGGGCTGGTCTACACCGATGACCTGTCCAGCATGGCCGCGATCAACGAACGCTACGGCGTGTCCGCGGCGGTGCTCAAGGCATTGCAGGCCGGTGCCGACAACGCACTGTGGATCACCACCAAGGAAGTGCCCTCGGTGTTGGATGGCCTCGAAAAGGCTGTGGCGGCAGGCGAACTGTCGATGGACAGTATCAATGCATCGCTGCAGCGCAACGCCGCGGTCAAAGGCCCGGTGCGCTGCGGGGGCTGA
- a CDS encoding DUF1361 domain-containing protein → MTEARGILLVVSLMATTALTLALGITDPAAPLSYPTKFLVWNLILAWIPMIFAVAFDLVERRLWLLPLGLGWLAFLPNSPYLVTDLVHLGEGYELWRHVLQYGFAAWTGILLGVVSMLLVHKRIERTFGGVWGWLVAVLSVGLCAVGVVIGRFQRWNSWDLVRRPDAVVAATFEWVRSPLSYVQSTGVATAVAAFFGLAYLTIWALNGLQSRG, encoded by the coding sequence GTGACCGAAGCCCGTGGCATCCTGCTGGTCGTCTCGTTGATGGCGACGACCGCGCTGACTCTCGCCCTGGGGATCACCGACCCTGCCGCCCCACTGTCCTACCCCACCAAATTCCTGGTGTGGAACTTGATTCTGGCGTGGATCCCGATGATCTTCGCCGTCGCCTTCGACCTGGTGGAGCGACGGCTCTGGCTACTACCGCTGGGCCTCGGCTGGTTGGCATTCCTGCCGAACTCGCCCTATCTGGTCACCGATCTGGTGCACCTCGGCGAGGGCTACGAACTGTGGCGGCATGTGCTGCAGTACGGGTTCGCGGCCTGGACCGGCATCCTACTCGGTGTGGTGTCAATGCTGTTGGTGCACAAGCGAATCGAGCGTACTTTCGGCGGCGTCTGGGGCTGGTTGGTGGCGGTCCTTTCAGTGGGCCTGTGCGCGGTCGGCGTGGTGATCGGGCGGTTCCAGCGGTGGAACTCCTGGGACCTGGTGAGGCGGCCCGACGCGGTCGTTGCGGCAACGTTCGAGTGGGTGCGCTCACCGCTGTCCTACGTTCAGTCGACCGGGGTGGCAACGGCCGTCGCGGCGTTCTTCGGGCTGGCCTATCTGACCATTTGGGCGCTGAACGGTTTACAGTCCCGCGGTTGA
- a CDS encoding acetyl-CoA C-acetyltransferase — MANNTTRRRVAVLGGNRIPFARSDGAYANASNQDMFTAALDGLIDRFDLAGERLGAVIGGAVLKHSRDFNLMRECVLGSALSPYTPAFDVQQACGTGLQATIAAANSIALGQYDSAATGGVDTASDAPIAFGDDLRRVLLGLRRAKSNVDRLKLVGKLPAAVGVEIPANSEPRTGKSMGEHAAVTAKEMGIKRVDQDELAAASHRNMAAAYDSGFFDDLVTPFLGLYRDNNLRADSTPEKLAKLKPVFGVKLGDATMTAGNSTPLTDGASVALLASDDWAQAHGHEPLAYFVDGEMAAVDYVNGPDGLLMAPTYAVPRLLARNGLALQDFDFYEIHEAFASVVLATLAAWDSDEYCKGRLGLDTALGTIDRSKLNVNGSSLAAGHPFAATGGRIVAQLAKQLAEKKQQTGQPVRGLISICAAGGQGVAAILEA, encoded by the coding sequence ATGGCCAACAACACGACCCGGCGACGCGTTGCCGTATTGGGTGGCAACAGGATCCCGTTCGCGCGGTCCGACGGTGCCTACGCGAACGCCTCCAACCAGGACATGTTCACCGCGGCCCTGGATGGGCTGATCGACCGTTTCGACCTGGCCGGCGAGCGACTCGGCGCGGTGATCGGCGGGGCTGTGCTCAAGCACAGCCGTGACTTCAACCTGATGCGCGAATGCGTGCTGGGCAGCGCGCTGTCGCCGTACACGCCGGCGTTCGACGTGCAGCAAGCCTGCGGTACGGGCCTGCAGGCGACCATCGCCGCGGCCAACAGCATCGCGCTGGGGCAGTACGATTCGGCGGCCACCGGCGGCGTGGACACCGCGTCCGACGCCCCGATCGCGTTCGGTGACGACCTGCGCCGGGTTCTGCTCGGACTGCGCCGTGCCAAGTCGAACGTCGACCGGCTCAAACTGGTCGGCAAGTTGCCGGCCGCTGTCGGCGTCGAGATTCCCGCCAACAGCGAGCCGCGCACCGGCAAATCGATGGGTGAGCACGCCGCGGTGACCGCCAAGGAAATGGGCATCAAGCGCGTCGACCAGGATGAACTGGCCGCCGCCAGCCACCGCAACATGGCCGCCGCCTACGACAGCGGGTTCTTCGACGACCTGGTCACGCCGTTCCTCGGCCTGTACCGCGATAACAACCTGCGTGCCGATTCGACTCCGGAGAAGCTGGCCAAGCTCAAGCCGGTGTTCGGGGTGAAGCTGGGCGACGCCACGATGACCGCGGGTAACTCGACCCCGCTCACCGACGGGGCCTCGGTGGCGCTGCTGGCCAGCGATGATTGGGCACAGGCTCACGGCCACGAGCCGCTGGCCTACTTCGTCGACGGTGAGATGGCGGCTGTCGACTACGTCAACGGACCCGACGGCCTGCTGATGGCGCCCACCTATGCTGTGCCGCGCCTGCTGGCCCGTAACGGCCTGGCACTGCAGGATTTCGATTTCTACGAGATCCACGAGGCGTTCGCGTCCGTCGTACTGGCCACCCTGGCGGCCTGGGATTCCGACGAGTATTGCAAGGGCCGCCTCGGCCTGGATACCGCGCTGGGCACCATCGACCGGTCCAAGCTCAACGTCAACGGTTCGTCGCTGGCTGCCGGGCACCCGTTCGCCGCCACCGGCGGGCGTATCGTCGCCCAACTTGCCAAGCAGCTGGCTGAAAAGAAGCAGCAGACCGGGCAGCCCGTGCGCGGTCTGATCTCGATTTGTGCCGCCGGCGGCCAGGGTGTTGCGGCCATTCTGGAGGCCTGA